A single window of Labrus mixtus chromosome 23, fLabMix1.1, whole genome shotgun sequence DNA harbors:
- the LOC132958327 gene encoding protein kinase 4-like: HNNSSNNNHSNSYNNNNNNHSSSNNNNHSCSNNNHSYSNNDCSSNNNNHSSSYNNSSSNNDDSSSNNNHSSSNNNHSSSYNNSSSNNDDSSSNNNPQQLQQQPQQLIQQQQLQQRRQQLQQQPQQLQQQPQQLLQQQQLQQQQLQQQSQQ; this comes from the exons cataacaacagttccaacaacaaccacagcaactcctacaacaacaaca acaacaaccacagcagctccaacaacaacaaccacagctgttccaacaacaaccacagctactccaacaatgactgcagctccaacaacaacaaccacagcagctcatacaacaacagcagctccaacaacgacgacagcagctccaacaacaaccacagcagctccaacaacaaccacagcagctcctacaacaacagcagctccaacaacgacgacagcagctccaacaacaacc cacagcagctccaacaacaaccacagcagctcatacaacaacagcagctccaacaacgacgacagcagctccaacaacaaccacagcagctccaacaacaaccacagcagctcctacaacaacagcagctccaaca acaacagctccaacaacaatcacagcag